The following are encoded in a window of Eriocheir sinensis breed Jianghai 21 unplaced genomic scaffold, ASM2467909v1 Scaffold675, whole genome shotgun sequence genomic DNA:
- the LOC126993784 gene encoding uncharacterized protein LOC126993784 isoform X1, protein MGPTVRPRVAPRQQEPDYLYFGDDEEHIYDEFPDPLIHQEIPGPPIYEEIPGPPIYEDIPGPPIYENISEHPRSHEAENLDSDDSAYLTSRRAPPGTPSGHPPSQEAEYLDSDDVAYLTPRRAPPGTPSGITEG, encoded by the coding sequence ATGGGCCCCACCGTGCGCCCGCGTGTGGCGCCGCGGCAGCAGGAGCCCGACTACCTGTACTTCGGCgacgacgaggagcacatctacgaCGAGTTCCCCGACCCTCTAATCCACCAGGAGATCCCTGGGCCTCCAATCTACGAGGAGATCCCCGGGCCTCCTATTTACGAGGACATCCCCGGGCCTCCAATCTACGAGAATATCTCCGAGCATCCACGCAGCCACGAGGCCGAAAACTTAGACTCCGATGATAGTGCTTACCTCACCTCGAGGCGAGCACCCCCGGGCACACCCTCAGGGCATCCACCCAGCCAAGAGGCCGAATACTTAGACTCCGATGATGTTGCTTACCTCACCCCGAGGCGAGCCCCCCCGGGCACACCCTCAGGGATCACAGAGGGCTGA